Proteins from one Rosa chinensis cultivar Old Blush chromosome 7, RchiOBHm-V2, whole genome shotgun sequence genomic window:
- the LOC121050691 gene encoding uncharacterized protein LOC121050691 has protein sequence MSTQKFSSKTPCRQAAYKMPVSVHLLLRLARIMDESIAVSVPMEDGVFGNDHNTFINSNDMIQFCLMQPISTICISIYMRHLWSLLKMKNEDHLYAFVDPGCISNEAGKVEARSCALSLRLESAQVDQLILAPYNTGNHWLLAAINPFTALVYYFDPLSNININPGMKNIVELSIKMFNAQKGRKNRKKLHWEVVKCPRQPGLVECGYYVMKYMKEIIGTPSSSILNMFEEKETYTQEEIDVVRVEWAEQVLFVFDRMN, from the exons ATGAGCACTCAGAAGTTTTCGAGTAAAACACCATGCAGACAAGCAGCATACAAGATGCCGGTTTCTGTGCATCTTCTACTGCGCTTGGCAAGAATAATGGATGAATCTATAGCAGTGTCGGTCCCAATGGAAGATGGTGTGTTTGGCAATGACCACAATACATTCATAAACAGTAACGACATGATCCAATTTTGTTTGATGCAGCCAATATCCACTATTTGCATTTCTATCTACATGAG ACACCTCTGGTCATTGTTGAAAATGAAGAATGAGGATCACTTGTATGCATTTGTAGATCCTGGCTGCATCTCCAATGAAGCTGGAAAGGTTGAGGCTAGATCATGTGCCCTATCACTTAGATTAGAGTCTGCCCAAGTAGATCAATTAATTCTTGCGCCTTATAATACAGG GAATCATTGGTTGTTGGCTGCCATTAACCCATTTACTGCATTGGTCTATTACTTTGACCCATTGAGTAACATTAACATCAATCCAGGAATGAAGAACATCGTAGAGCT TTCCATTAAGATGTTTAATGCTCAAAAGGGAAGAAAGAATCGTAAAAAACTTCATTGGGAGGTGGTTAAG TGTCCAAGACAACCTGGATTAGTGGAATGTGGATATTATGTTATGAAATACATGAAAGAAATTATTGGAACTCCAAGCAGCTCAATTTTAAATATG TTTGAGGAAAAAGAGACTTACACTCAAGAAGAGATTGATGTAGTTCGAGTAGAGTGGGCAGAACAG GTATTATTTGTTTTTGATCGTATGAACTGA
- the LOC112178311 gene encoding uncharacterized protein LOC112178311, with protein sequence MDKSWMSMDRRSDEYENGVDRFCEFALHHAADPSSIRCPCLECGHVKPQTIKEVRSHLLCYGIDQSYVTWYWDGEPILSSDQLIKDEIWESYNERNLMENTVEMVEAARDEYVSNPEAFEKLLEDAEKPIYPGCVKFTKLSTLVRLYNLKAQGGWPNKSFSALLKFLGELLPQMNEMPSTLYAAKKTLGSLGMEYEKIHACPNDCILYRKEYSEASVCPSCGVSRWKVSKNSNEVQKKQIPAKVMWYFPPIPRFRRMFRNRDTAKNLIWHATEREEDGKLRHPADSPSWKLVDHMWPDFGDDPRNLRLAISADGINPHGCLSSRYSCWPVLMVTYNLPPWMCLKRKFIMLTMLISGPKQPGNDIDVYLAPLVDDLKTLWDVGVKAYDAYTQETFMLKAILLWTINDFPAYGNLCGCSVKGYKVCPICGDNTHSEWLKFGNKVSFVGHRKYLPSDHVFRKQKGPFNGQQEFGIAPDPLSGKEILERVKGIKPSWGKKLLNYEKPKVKVQLGKRKARDGVNVKKKKLVNDLLTTCWKKKSIFFDLPYWSSLHVRHCLDVMHIEKNVCESLIGTLLNIPGKSKDSVAARKDLVEKGLRKGLAPKEGKKKTYLPAAPYTLSKKEKQSVCGSLYGFKGPKNFSSNFKNLVSMQELKLFGRKSHDCHILMQHLIPVAIRAVLPKHVRYAITRFCVFFNALCSKTIDVLQLDEIQSGLVETLCLLEKIFPPSFFDIMVHLTVHLIREVRLCGPVYLHWMYPFERYMSVLKDYVRNRNRPEGCMAEAYIAEEAVDFCADYLSGVHAVGLPPKAFLDLKDYNAPLGSGHVVTACPKLRHQAHLSVLDNTAEVRPYIDEHLETLKLEHPQKSKSEKWLRDEHNRRFSNWLQQRVELELNSPENEISESLRWLAHGPRYTVNGSDYHTKDIHGVTLNADALLVSSAKDRNPEHDEMTFYGVIQEIWELNYNTFTRLMFKCDWVANSKKGIKVEDFGFTLVDLSRIGHKSDSFVLADLVQKVFYIEDPADPRWSVVLQASQLDWLNEDELGDTTLDHQSFPHALPSVSTFDIMTENDADYVRTDCEGTWVEEHN encoded by the exons ATGGATAAAAGTTGGATGTCTATGGATAGAAGATCAGATGAATACGAGAATGGGGTTGACCGTTTTTGTGAATTTGCTCTACACCATGCTGCTGATCCCAGTTCCATTCGTTGTCCTTGTTTAGAATGTGGACATGTTAAACCACAGACTATTAAGGAGGTTAGAAGTCATTTGCTTTGTTATGGTATTGATCAAAGCTATGTTACATGGTATTGGGATGGAGAGCCTATTCTTAGTTCAGATCAATTAATAAAAGATGAAATTTGGGAAAGCTACAATGAAAGAAATTTAATGGAAAACACTGTAGAGATGGTTGAAGCTGCGAGGGATGAATATGTTAGCAATCCAGAAGCATTTGAGAAGTTGCTAGAAGATGCCGAGAAACCTATATATCCTGGTTGTGTGAAGTTTACTAAGTTATCAACACTAGTCAGATTGTATAACTTGAAAGCACAAGGCGGGTGGCCTAATAAAAGCTTTTCAGCATTATTGAAATTCTTAGGAGAACTACTTCCACAAATGAATGAGATGCCTTCAACCTTGTATGCAGCGAAGAAGACATTGGGGTCCTTGGGGATGGAGTATGAGAAAATACACGCATGCCCTAATGATTGCATCCTATATAGGAAAGAGTATTCAGAAGCATCTGTATGTCCTAGTTGTGGTGTGTCTAGATGGAAGGTTAGTAAGAATTCGAATGAAGTTCAGAAAAAACAAATACCAGCAAAGGTTATGTGGTATTTTCCCCCAATCCCTAGATTTAGAAGGATGTTTCGTAATAGGGATACAGCAAAAAACTTAATATGGCATGCcacagaaagagaagaagatggtAAACTTCGCCATCCAGCTGACTCTCCTTCATGGAAGCTTGTAGATCACATGTGGCCAGATTTTGGGGACGACCCTAGAAACCTTCGATTGGCAATTTCAGCAGATGGAATAAATCCTCATGGTTGTCTTAGTAGTAGGTATAGTTGTTGGCCGGTTCTTATGGTCACCTATAACCTACCACCGTGGATGtgtttgaaaagaaaatttattatGCTAACAATGTTAATATCTGGTCCTAAACAGCCAGGTAATGATATTGATGTCTATTTGGCACCATTGGTGGACGATTTAAAAACTCTATGGGATGTCGGTGTCAAAGCATATGATGCATACACACAAGAGACCTTTATGTTAAAGGCTATTTTGCTATGGACAATAAATGACTTCCCTGCATATGGGAATTTGTGTGGTTGTAGTGTCAAGGGATATAAAGTGTGTCCAATTTGCGGTGATAATACACATTCTGAATGGTTGAAGTTTGGTAATAAGGTTTCATTTGTTGGCCATAGAAAATATCTACCGAGTGATCatgttttcagaaaacaaaaaggTCCGTTTAATGGTCAGCAAGAGTTTGGAATAGCTCCAGATCCTTTAAGTGGGAAGGAAATTCTAGAAAGAGTTAAAGGGATTAAACCATCATGGGGGAAGAAGTTGTTGAATTATGAAAAACCAAAGGTCAAAGTGCAGCTTGGAAAAAGGAAGGCCAGAGATGGAGTTaatgttaaaaagaaaaagttagtCAATGATCTGCTTACTACTTGCTGGAAGAAAAAATCAATATTCTTTGATTTACCGTATTGGAGTTCATTGCATGTTAGGCATTGTTTAGATGTGATGCACATTGAGAAAAACGTGTGTGAGAGCCTAATTGGAACGTTGTTGAACATTCCTGGAAAAAGTAAAGATAGTGTTGCAGCAAGAAAGGATCTTGTGGAAAAAGGTTTGCGGAAAGGTTTGGCACCTAAGGAAGGCAAAAAAAAGACATATCTCCCTGCCGCTCCTTATACATTAtcaaagaaggaaaaacaatCAGTTTGTGGTTCTTTGTATGGATTTAAGGGACCAAAAAATTTCTCATCAAATTTTAAAAATCTGGTTTCTATGCAAGAGTTGAAGCTTTTTGGTCGTAAGTCTCACGATTGTCATATACTTATGCAGCATCTCATTCCAGTGGCTATTCGTGCAGTGTTACCTAAGCATGTGAGATATGCAATTACAAGATTTTGTGTGTTCTTCAATGCTTTATGTAGCAAGACCATTGATGTATTACAACTAGATGAAATTCAAAGTGGTCTTGTTGAGACTTTGTGTTTACTTGAGAAGATATTCCCACCTTCTTTTTTTGATATAATGGTGCATCTCACAGTCCACCTTATCCGAGAAGTGCGGTTATGTGGTCCCGTATATTTGCATTGGATGTACCCATTTGAACGGTACATGAGTGTCTTAAAAGACTATGTGAGAAATCGCAATCGTCCTGAAGGTTGTATGGCTGAAGCTTATATTGCTGAGGAAGCAGTAGATTTTTGTGCAGATTATTTGTCCGGAGTACATGCTGTTGGACTCCCTCCCAAAGCTTTTTTAGATCTAAAAGATTATAATGCTCCATTAGGAAGTGGACATGTGGTGACTGCTTGTCCCAAGCTGAGGCATCAAGCACATCTTTCTGTTTTGGACAACACAGCTGAAGTTCGGCCATATATAGA TGAGCATTTGGAGACATTGAAACTGGAGCACCCTCAAAAGTCTAAGTCAGAAAAGTGGCTTAGAGATGAACACAATCGAAGATTTAGCAATTGGCTGCAGCAAAGA GTAGAGCTTGAGCTTAATAGTCCTGAAAATGAGATATCAGAAAGCTTGAGGTGGTTGGCACATGGTCCTCGATATACAGTAAATGGATCTGATTATCACACAAAGGATATACA TGGGGTGACCTTAAACGCAGATGCATTGCTAGTTTCTAGTGCCAAagataggaatcctgaacatgaTGAGATGACTTTCTACGGGGTGATTCAAGAGATATGGGAGCTCAACTACAATACCTTCACGCGACTTATGTTTAAATGTGATTGGGTTGCAAATAGTAAAAAGGGGATAAAAGTTGAGGATTTTGGATTCACATTAGTTGACCTTAGTAGGATTGGGCACAAGTCTGATTCCTTTGTTTTAGCTGATCTTGTGCAAAAGGTATTTTACATTGAAGATCCAGCAGACCCAAGGTGGTCAGTTGTATTGCAAGCATCTCAATTAGATTGGTTAAATGAAGATGAGCTAGGGGATACTACACTTGATCATCAATCTTTTCCCCATGCACTGCCATCTGTTAGTACATTCGATATAATGACTGAGAATGATGCAGATTATGTGAGAACTGATTGTGAAGGCACATGGGTCGAAGAGCATAATTGA